In the Aneurinibacillus soli genome, one interval contains:
- the racE gene encoding glutamate racemase encodes MKRGIGIIDSGVGGLTVAKEVLRQLPREDILYFGDTARCPYGPRPAEEVREFSLQMIRFLLQHKIKALMIGCNTAAAVVLQEVSEMLDIPVIGVIEPGARSAIKETDTGRIAVIGTEGTIRSGAYAAALRKLNPQIQVTSLACPTLVPLVESGRLHDREGITIVREALAPLAGEDFDTLILGCTHYPLIAPFIQEVVGEGITLISSAEEAARELSTVLWHRRMLANGGDVVNPMHQFFTSGNSELFMSIAEEWLNIKVQAKQIDLEAGLS; translated from the coding sequence ATGAAAAGAGGAATAGGCATTATTGATTCCGGAGTGGGGGGATTGACCGTAGCGAAAGAAGTGCTGCGTCAGCTTCCACGTGAGGATATTTTATATTTTGGTGATACGGCGCGCTGTCCGTATGGTCCACGTCCGGCGGAAGAAGTGCGGGAGTTTTCGCTCCAAATGATCCGTTTTTTGTTGCAACATAAGATAAAAGCGCTGATGATCGGATGCAACACGGCTGCCGCAGTGGTACTACAGGAAGTAAGCGAGATGCTTGATATTCCGGTGATTGGGGTAATTGAGCCAGGTGCTCGTTCTGCCATTAAGGAAACTGATACGGGACGAATTGCGGTAATCGGCACCGAAGGAACCATTCGAAGTGGTGCATATGCTGCCGCGCTACGAAAGCTTAATCCGCAAATTCAAGTTACAAGTCTTGCCTGTCCGACCCTTGTTCCCCTTGTAGAGAGCGGTCGGCTGCATGATAGGGAAGGCATCACGATTGTGCGGGAGGCGCTTGCACCGCTTGCAGGAGAGGACTTCGATACGCTCATTCTTGGCTGCACACATTATCCGTTAATCGCGCCATTTATTCAGGAAGTCGTAGGAGAAGGTATTACGCTAATAAGTTCGGCGGAAGAAGCAGCGCGTGAGTTAAGTACGGTGCTGTGGCATAGACGTATGTTAGCGAACGGGGGAGATGTTGTGAATCCGATGCATCAATTTTTTACAAGTGGAAATTCAGAGTTGTTCATGTCCATTGCCGAAGAATGGCTGAACATTAAGGTGCAGGCAAAGCAGATTGATCTTGAAGCGGGCCTGTCATAA